From Paenibacillus sp. PK3_47, the proteins below share one genomic window:
- a CDS encoding dipeptidase encodes MSYEAYFKTEREAQLAELKEWLAIPSISALSAHKEDVNAAAHWLMDTLKRAGLENIEIYPTAGHPVIYADYLHAPGKPTILVYGHYDVQPVDPLNLWTTPPFEPEIRDGKLYARGATDDKGQVFMHIKAIEAIIKQEGTLPVNIKLCIEGEEEIGSVNLPAFLEASKDKLAADAVLVSDTSLLERGRPAICTGLRGLCSMEVTVNTAQTDLHSGSYGGGVPNALHALVSLLSSLHDDKGRIAVEGFYQGVPELSPLLREEFAKQGVNEDKIREGLGLEALYGEEGYTFVERVGARPTLELNGVYGGFQGEGSKTVIPKEAQAKITCRLVGDQDPQHILDAVEAHLKANIQSGAKVHVKQMEKARAFNIDPSHPILQTAADAYGKVYGTRALFTKDGGSIPIMESFSRILEAPVVLMGFGLDDENLHAPDEHFNLENFDKGLLTIVEFLKTV; translated from the coding sequence ATGTCTTACGAAGCTTATTTTAAGACTGAGCGTGAAGCTCAGCTCGCCGAACTCAAAGAATGGCTGGCCATCCCCAGCATTTCCGCCCTGTCCGCGCACAAAGAGGATGTCAATGCTGCCGCGCACTGGCTGATGGACACGCTGAAACGCGCCGGGCTGGAGAACATTGAAATCTACCCGACCGCCGGCCATCCTGTCATATACGCAGATTATCTTCACGCACCAGGCAAGCCGACGATCCTTGTATACGGGCACTATGATGTGCAGCCGGTAGATCCGCTGAATTTATGGACCACCCCGCCGTTCGAGCCGGAAATCCGTGACGGCAAGCTGTATGCGCGCGGAGCGACCGACGATAAGGGCCAGGTCTTCATGCATATCAAAGCCATTGAAGCGATTATCAAGCAGGAAGGCACCCTGCCGGTCAACATCAAGCTGTGCATTGAAGGTGAAGAAGAAATCGGCAGCGTTAATCTGCCGGCATTCCTCGAAGCCAGCAAAGACAAGCTGGCCGCAGACGCCGTACTTGTCTCCGACACCTCCCTTCTGGAACGCGGCCGTCCGGCAATCTGCACGGGACTCCGCGGACTCTGCTCCATGGAAGTTACCGTGAACACCGCCCAGACGGATCTGCACTCCGGTTCGTACGGCGGCGGAGTACCCAATGCACTGCATGCGCTTGTCTCCCTGCTCAGCTCGCTTCATGACGACAAAGGCCGTATTGCGGTGGAAGGCTTCTACCAGGGTGTACCTGAGCTGTCCCCTCTGCTGCGCGAGGAATTCGCCAAGCAGGGTGTCAATGAAGACAAGATCAGGGAAGGCCTGGGGCTTGAAGCGCTGTACGGCGAAGAAGGCTATACCTTTGTGGAGCGTGTCGGTGCACGTCCGACGCTTGAGCTTAACGGTGTCTACGGCGGATTCCAGGGCGAAGGCAGCAAGACCGTTATCCCGAAGGAAGCACAAGCGAAGATCACCTGCCGCCTTGTCGGCGACCAGGATCCGCAGCACATTCTGGATGCCGTGGAAGCTCACCTGAAGGCCAATATCCAGAGCGGAGCGAAGGTCCATGTGAAGCAGATGGAAAAAGCCCGGGCGTTCAACATCGATCCGTCCCACCCGATCCTGCAGACCGCAGCTGACGCTTACGGCAAAGTCTACGGCACCCGTGCCCTCTTCACCAAAGACGGCGGGTCGATTCCGATCATGGAGAGCTTCTCCCGCATTCTTGAGGCACCGGTGGTCCTGATGGGCTTCGGTCTCGATGACGAGAACCTGCATGCGCCGGACGAGCATTTCAATCTCGAGAACTTTGATAAAGGCCTGCTTACGATCGTTGAGTTCCTGAAGACGGTGTAA
- the abc-f gene encoding ribosomal protection-like ABC-F family protein produces the protein MIISCQNVQKYHGAQLVLSDITFDIRQGEKIGLIGRNGCGKTTLFTLLSGQERPDQGQISIRRGSTAGVLSQIQEADAEETVYSVLQRSFAEPLQWQARLRELEQEMAGLNAASSEQAWNRLLQEYGSLQDKFEAAGGYEIEATIQRVASGLGIPPAQYDRQFASLSGGEKTKVGLAGLLLCRPDILLLDEPTNHLDMEAIEWLEQFLQSYDGTVLAISHDRYFLDAVVKKVVEIEDGEAFTYHTNYSGYQAEKEARLLQQFADYQEQQKKIKQMQESIKRLIEWGNRSNPPNPSFHRRAASMQKALDRMVKIKRPILERKAMDLQLQQEDRTGNQAVILDRISKSYSGRTLFSEASDILRYGETTALIGGNGAGKSTLLRMILGQETPDSGSITLGSRAAVGYLAQEAVPEDGKLSVLRYFREEAGMEEGEARGQLARFLFYGSDVFKTIANLSGGEWTRLRFAVLMHRRPNLLILDEPTNHLDIDSREALEEALEEFPGTVLAVSHDRYFINRCFGKVWAIEGGQFSAFSGNYEYYKEKQAEKTAAGTPAGSSGIRITAPAQPEASLKAAAHTAFAVHSASSSNKQQESDSRRSSSSRKPYTKAVAWEQEIAAAETQLSGIDAEMLDPAIASDAAKLAELQLSRNAAQEKLDELYAGWMSDAENE, from the coding sequence ATGATTATCTCATGCCAAAATGTCCAGAAATACCACGGTGCCCAGCTTGTGCTGAGCGACATTACCTTTGATATCCGCCAGGGCGAAAAAATCGGCCTGATCGGCCGCAACGGCTGCGGCAAAACCACCCTGTTCACCCTGCTGAGCGGCCAGGAACGTCCCGATCAGGGACAAATCTCGATCCGCCGCGGCAGCACCGCCGGGGTGCTCTCCCAGATCCAGGAGGCTGATGCCGAGGAAACGGTCTATTCCGTACTCCAGCGCAGCTTCGCGGAGCCTCTGCAGTGGCAGGCACGCCTGCGTGAGCTGGAGCAGGAAATGGCCGGCCTGAATGCAGCCTCCAGCGAACAGGCCTGGAACAGGCTGCTGCAGGAATACGGAAGCCTGCAGGATAAATTTGAAGCTGCCGGCGGCTACGAGATTGAAGCCACTATCCAGCGTGTAGCTTCCGGGCTGGGCATCCCTCCGGCGCAGTATGACCGGCAGTTTGCTTCGCTCTCCGGCGGTGAGAAAACCAAGGTCGGCCTGGCAGGGCTGCTGCTCTGCCGCCCTGATATCCTGCTGCTCGATGAGCCGACCAACCATCTCGATATGGAAGCCATCGAATGGCTGGAGCAGTTCCTCCAGTCCTATGACGGCACGGTGCTGGCGATTTCCCATGATCGCTATTTCCTGGATGCGGTGGTGAAAAAGGTCGTTGAAATTGAGGACGGAGAAGCCTTTACGTACCATACCAACTACAGCGGATACCAGGCCGAGAAGGAAGCCAGGCTGCTTCAACAATTTGCCGACTACCAGGAGCAGCAGAAAAAAATCAAACAGATGCAGGAAAGCATCAAACGGCTGATCGAGTGGGGCAACCGCTCCAATCCGCCTAACCCGTCCTTCCACCGCCGGGCCGCTTCGATGCAGAAAGCGCTGGACCGTATGGTGAAGATCAAACGCCCCATTCTGGAGCGTAAAGCAATGGACCTTCAGCTGCAGCAGGAGGACCGGACCGGCAATCAGGCCGTGATTCTGGACCGGATCAGCAAGTCTTACAGCGGACGTACATTGTTCAGTGAAGCGAGTGATATTCTGCGGTACGGCGAAACAACCGCCCTGATCGGCGGCAACGGAGCCGGCAAAAGCACGCTGCTGCGGATGATCCTCGGCCAGGAGACACCGGACAGCGGCAGCATTACCCTCGGATCAAGGGCAGCCGTCGGTTATCTGGCGCAGGAAGCCGTGCCGGAAGACGGGAAGCTGTCAGTGCTGCGCTATTTCCGCGAAGAGGCCGGCATGGAAGAAGGCGAAGCCCGCGGACAGCTGGCCCGCTTCCTGTTCTATGGCAGCGATGTGTTCAAAACGATCGCTAACCTGTCCGGCGGAGAATGGACACGGCTGCGCTTTGCGGTGCTGATGCACCGCCGTCCGAACCTGCTCATTCTCGATGAACCGACGAACCACCTGGATATCGATTCCCGCGAAGCACTGGAAGAAGCGTTGGAGGAATTCCCCGGCACGGTGCTGGCGGTATCCCATGACCGTTATTTCATCAACCGCTGCTTCGGCAAGGTGTGGGCGATCGAGGGCGGGCAGTTCTCGGCTTTTTCCGGAAACTACGAATATTACAAGGAAAAACAGGCAGAAAAAACAGCTGCAGGGACACCTGCCGGTAGCAGCGGCATACGGATCACAGCACCGGCTCAGCCGGAAGCTTCACTTAAGGCTGCAGCCCATACAGCATTTGCAGTTCATTCCGCTTCATCCTCCAACAAGCAGCAGGAGAGTGATTCCAGGCGGAGCTCCTCCTCCCGTAAGCCGTACACCAAAGCGGTCGCCTGGGAGCAGGAAATCGCAGCGGCTGAAACACAGTTAAGCGGAATTGATGCCGAAATGCTGGACCCCGCCATCGCCAGTGATGCAGCAAAGCTCGCCGAGCTTCAGCTCTCACGGAATGCGGCACAGGAGAAGCTGGATGAATTGTATGCTGGCTGGATGAGCGATGCTGAGAATGAATAA
- a CDS encoding ASCH domain-containing protein, translating into MTESAAVTEYWKAYVEEHPGAADLYDSAWAFGDNPRLADELLELVLKGIKTGTASNYALYEVRGQRLPFEGGHCVLLDGQGEPRAIMETVNVEIVPFDEVTAEFAYSEGEDDRSLESWRHEHEVYFKRECESLGRPFDPAMKVVCETFRVVHINERQ; encoded by the coding sequence ATGACAGAGAGCGCGGCGGTTACAGAATATTGGAAGGCTTATGTGGAGGAGCATCCCGGTGCGGCGGATTTATACGACAGCGCCTGGGCGTTCGGCGATAATCCCCGGCTGGCGGATGAACTGCTTGAGCTGGTACTGAAAGGAATCAAAACAGGCACCGCTTCAAATTATGCGCTGTATGAAGTACGCGGGCAGCGGCTGCCTTTTGAAGGAGGACATTGCGTTCTGCTGGACGGACAAGGCGAGCCTCGGGCGATCATGGAGACGGTAAACGTTGAGATTGTGCCTTTTGATGAGGTGACTGCAGAATTTGCCTATTCCGAAGGTGAGGATGACCGTTCCCTGGAATCGTGGCGCCATGAGCATGAAGTGTATTTTAAAAGGGAATGTGAAAGCTTGGGAAGGCCCTTCGACCCTGCAATGAAAGTGGTGTGCGAGACCTTCCGGGTTGTGCATATTAATGAGCGTCAGTAA
- a CDS encoding RAxF-45 family protein → MDHNVTNSVNSRLINIMSGIVHVFADNGRSLSIYKNLITLHNCEMPFLPTLQRT, encoded by the coding sequence ATGGATCACAATGTGACCAACAGTGTTAACAGCCGGCTGATTAATATCATGTCTGGCATCGTTCATGTATTTGCCGACAACGGGAGAAGTCTGTCCATTTACAAGAACTTAATAACACTACACAATTGTGAAATGCCTTTCCTGCCTACACTTCAACGGACGTAA
- a CDS encoding RNA methyltransferase, with the protein MSTNRDSSKNAETVLPNEENPAYIYTYACSDDEASLCAMELRCLFSREIPPVNFGSNVAVEASRSPFIKERIDVMYSGDSLEEIYKQTEQVELGGRTFKVIFVKMNDLAPENKIEYDERRNIEREIGLRIEGEADVNHPELVYGIVTMGGRWYFGTYHKNKATWFRQMKKPRSYSIALSTRVARAAVNMAVPDPHGVRAIDPCCGIGTVMVEALSMGINIVGRDINPFIAAGARTNIAHFGFESEVTLGDIADIEEHYDAAVVDMPYNLYSSITPEEQFAILVNARRIADRVVIVAIEAMDEMIHAAGFEIVDRCVAKKGAFSRHLMLCL; encoded by the coding sequence GTGTCAACGAACAGAGATTCAAGTAAAAATGCAGAAACAGTTCTTCCTAATGAAGAGAACCCTGCTTATATCTATACTTATGCCTGCTCGGACGATGAAGCATCCCTGTGCGCCATGGAGCTGCGCTGCCTGTTCAGCCGGGAGATTCCGCCGGTTAATTTTGGCAGTAACGTTGCCGTGGAGGCCAGCCGCAGCCCTTTTATCAAAGAGCGGATTGATGTTATGTACAGCGGAGACAGCCTGGAGGAAATTTATAAGCAGACAGAACAGGTGGAGCTTGGGGGCAGGACGTTCAAGGTCATTTTTGTGAAAATGAATGATTTGGCCCCTGAGAATAAAATAGAGTATGATGAACGCAGAAACATTGAGCGGGAAATCGGCCTGCGCATTGAGGGAGAAGCGGATGTGAATCATCCGGAGCTGGTCTACGGGATTGTAACGATGGGCGGCCGCTGGTACTTCGGAACTTACCACAAGAACAAGGCAACCTGGTTCCGGCAGATGAAAAAACCGCGCAGCTACTCCATTGCACTCAGCACACGCGTGGCCCGGGCGGCAGTCAATATGGCTGTACCTGATCCGCATGGCGTCAGAGCCATTGATCCCTGCTGCGGCATCGGCACCGTAATGGTTGAAGCACTGTCCATGGGCATCAATATTGTCGGGCGCGACATCAATCCATTTATTGCTGCGGGGGCGCGGACCAACATTGCCCATTTCGGCTTTGAGAGCGAGGTCACACTCGGGGATATTGCGGACATTGAAGAGCACTATGATGCGGCAGTCGTGGACATGCCCTACAATCTGTACTCCAGCATCACGCCGGAAGAGCAGTTTGCCATTCTTGTAAATGCGCGCAGGATTGCTGACCGGGTGGTTATAGTCGCCATTGAAGCGATGGATGAGATGATCCATGCTGCCGGTTTCGAAATTGTGGACCGCTGTGTGGCCAAAAAAGGCGCATTCTCCCGTCATTTGATGCTGTGCCTGTAA
- a CDS encoding PH domain-containing protein, with the protein MAIFNGLLGNATQVDLAEVQREYARILASGEKIERAYRLIRDMFIFTDKRLVLVDKQGVTGKKTQYHSIPYKSISHYSVETAGHFDLDAELCLYVSGSSLPLKKTFNKSVNIYEVQSVLSQYILK; encoded by the coding sequence GTGGCGATTTTTAACGGATTGCTCGGCAATGCCACCCAGGTGGATCTTGCAGAGGTGCAGCGGGAATATGCGCGGATTCTGGCTTCAGGCGAGAAGATTGAACGGGCCTACAGGCTGATCAGGGATATGTTCATTTTTACTGACAAGCGGCTGGTTCTGGTCGATAAGCAGGGTGTAACAGGCAAAAAAACACAATACCATTCGATTCCGTACAAAAGCATTTCGCATTACTCCGTGGAGACGGCGGGACATTTTGACCTGGATGCCGAGCTGTGCCTGTATGTGTCCGGAAGCAGCCTGCCGCTCAAAAAGACCTTTAATAAATCGGTAAATATCTATGAGGTGCAGAGCGTGCTGTCACAGTACATATTGAAGTAG
- a CDS encoding NUDIX hydrolase, whose amino-acid sequence MEAKWLTWAKEIQAIAQTGLTYAKDVYDIERYEALRNLSVDMMENHTFESRERIALSFASDEGYCTPKVDIRGVVFQDGKILLVREKLDGCWALPGGWGDIGLSPKEVAVKEIAEESGFQTEAVRLLAVLDKKFHNHPPEPYHVYKMFIQCRITGGEAMDGLETSEVAFFAEDELPELSQERNTEAQIRTMFNFLKNPENPVILD is encoded by the coding sequence GTGGAAGCAAAGTGGTTAACATGGGCCAAAGAGATTCAGGCCATTGCCCAGACGGGCCTTACATACGCCAAGGATGTATACGACATTGAACGTTATGAAGCACTGCGCAATCTCAGTGTGGATATGATGGAGAATCATACGTTTGAGAGCAGGGAACGGATCGCGCTGTCTTTTGCCAGTGATGAGGGATACTGCACGCCAAAAGTTGATATACGCGGAGTTGTGTTTCAGGACGGGAAGATTCTGCTGGTCCGTGAAAAGCTGGACGGCTGCTGGGCGCTGCCGGGAGGCTGGGGAGATATCGGCCTGTCCCCGAAAGAGGTGGCAGTCAAGGAAATCGCCGAAGAATCCGGCTTTCAGACGGAAGCGGTCCGCCTGCTGGCCGTACTGGATAAGAAATTTCACAATCATCCGCCGGAGCCTTACCATGTATACAAAATGTTTATCCAGTGCCGGATTACCGGCGGTGAAGCAATGGATGGCCTGGAGACGAGTGAGGTAGCCTTTTTTGCCGAGGATGAACTGCCTGAATTGTCACAGGAACGGAATACAGAAGCGCAGATCCGTACCATGTTCAATTTTCTCAAAAATCCGGAAAATCCGGTTATATTGGACTAA